CTTCACGAGCAAATTTACTGACCAATTGCACTACTACTTCGGTATCCGTATCGGAAACCATAGCTGCTTCTGACAGATATTGGCTTCTTAGTTCTTGATAATTCTCAATCACACCATTATGTACTAAATAAAATCGCTTAGTTTCGTCAAATTGGGGATGGGCATTATTGACTGATGGTTCTCCATGAGTAGCCCAACGAGTATGTCCAATCCCAACTAAGCCTTGTTGATCTGGAGTAAGCTTAGCCTCGAGTTGCTGAATCTTCCCAGTCGCCTTAGCCAGATACTCTTTACCAGCCAAGTCATTGAGATAAATCCCCGCCGAATCATAACCACGATATTCTAAATTAGTTAAGCCACTTAAGATTACTTCTCTGGCCGATTTACCAACAATTCCAACAATTCCGCACATATTTTTCTCCTTTGGTCTAGTAAAAACTTTAAATATGGACTAATCCATTAATTCGTTATAACACATGGAATATTAGACCAATATATTAAATTGGTCAAGCAATATATTATATAATTGGTATAGACTATATGCTGGAAAATTACATACAATGCGATTTGATAAAAAGAAAAAATTTTAAACAAAAAAGCTTCATTGGTAAAAACATAATTTATATCATGTTCAAACACAGTGGAGCTTTTAGATGATTTTGTTAAAAATAAGATTAATGTTCGGAAGACCTAGATAAACTATTTCTTGAAGTTAGCTACCTTAACATAGTGACCATGACCGATTGAATAGTACTTCTTGCCATTAATCTTCTTAGTACCGTAAGTCTTAACCTTTTTGTTCTTCTTTAAGACTTTCTTGTTAGCACGCTTACCCTTCTTGTTATAAACATAAGCATTATGCTTCAAGGTTCTCTTCTTAGCCTTTTTCTTAGATTTTGCTGGAGTAGTTGTTTCGGGCTTTTCTGATTCAGCAGCAGTATTTTCATCCGTAGTTGGCTTGTCAGATGTTGGGGTAGTACCTGGTTCAATAATAGTTGCTCCTGGAGCGGCAGCAGTACCCGGTTTTGTTGTTTGTGCTTTAGTAACCTTTAAAGTTACAGGCACACGTTGATAGCCAAGGTCTTGTGGATATACAGGTGCATTTTCAGAAGTTGTGGCGGATACAACATTAGTAGTAGAATCATCACGAATTACCGAGCCACTGTTATCCACCAATGAATAACTCACTTTAACAACAACTTTGTTGTCGCCTTCTTTTAAGTCAGTAGCAATCAGGGCTTTATTTGTTTCTGCATTTTCCCAAGTATAAGTAATGTGCAACCCTGTAAAGTCATTTTCAGCAACCGAAACATTTACAGCTTTAGCTGCTTGATCAGCAGTTGGCAATTGACCCTTAACAACTGATTGAACTGCACCAACTGAAGCTAGTTTAGTATTCATTAACATATCTTTCGCACTAGCAATTTGACTAGTTCCCGAAGATAGTTGTACCTCATTTAATGGCAAAGTAGCTAAACTAACATCGTTAGCAAACATATAATCAGCATTTCTTACTTGGCTAAAGTCAACATTTCCTAAACCATCAATTGACTTCAAGTTTGGTAAATCAGCAAATTTTTGCACAGAATCTGCTGGTAACACAACATCATTCTTAACTACAATGTGTTCTACTTCTTGACTAACATCAGCATGCTTATCGTCAGCACCTAAAACAACATTTAACTTACCTGATCCTAAAGCATTACCACCAGATTTTGAAGACTTAGTGTTTTCAATTGTAGCAGTTTTAGTTGCAATACTATAAGTTACTTTAGCTTGACCATCATATCTAACGGCTTCTTTCTTAGCTTTATGAGCTTGAGAAGCTTGGGAAGCATTATGAGCATCTTGACCTGCCCCCTTAACTATAGTAGAGGCTGAAACTGCACCGGTGGTTTCAATAACCCCAGCAAAAGCTGAAATTCCTGCAACAGCACCAATCATTAACTTTCGACCTAACTTACTATTTTTTCTGAATTTTTTTTGCAATTTTCTTTGCTTATTAAAACTCATCTATAAATTCCTCCTTAAAATATACACATCACAATTACATTTTTAATTATAATCTTTTTTTTTTTTAATCAAGCAAATTATGTGCTCAAAACACTGTTTTAGCGCGACTTGCACTACAATTTTGTTATATTAAATAACGACATCTTTATGCTTGATTTATGAATATTTAGCATTTATTTCAACAATTAACCATAACTAATTTAGGCATTTTTTGTTATTTTTTATCAACAAAAAAACCCTACCAAAAGTAGGATTTTATCGTTATAAACTTTACTTTATTCGCCCATTTCTGCTTCAACCACGTCAGTTATGCGCTTGACATAGGCAGCAGTCTGTTCTTGCGTTGGGCCTTCCGCCATTACCCGCAATAGCGATTGAGTGCCCGATGGTCTAACCAAAACTCGACCTTCACCGCCCATCTCTTGTTCAACTTCTGCAATTACATCAAGAATTGGTTGGTGTTTGCGCCACGCAGTTTTATCATCGACAGGTACATTAACTAAACATTGCGGATACTCTTTAAAGTCAGCTAATAATTCTGATAGAGATTTACCAGTCTTTTTCATGACTAACATCAAATGCAAGCCTGTCAGCATTCCATCTCCAGTATTGTGGTAATCTGTCATAATAACATGACCAGACTGTTCACCACCTAAATTATAACCATGAGCACGCATTTCTTCAGAAACATAGCGATCACCAACTTGAGTGCGTACATTCTTAATTCCTTGACGCTCTAGGGCTTTAGTAAAGCCAAGATTACTCATTACAGTAGTCACAATAGTATCGTTTTTAAGACGACCACAATCTTTTAAATACGTCCCAATGACATACATAATATGATCGCCATCGACCTCATGACCATTTTCATCAACTGCAATACAGCGGTCGGCATCACCATCAAAAGCTAGACCGAGCTGGGCACCTTGCTTAACCACTTCTGCCTGCAGCTTTTCTGTATGAGTAGCGCCAACTTGATCATTAATATTAAAACCATCAGGATGGGTAGCAATAGTAGTGAAATCGACGCCGCAATCAGCAAATAACCGTGAAATCAAGTTACTGGCAGCACCATTAGCACCATCAATGACTACCTTAATTCCATCAAGATCCTCAGGAATCGTATTTTCAATGAATTGTAAATACTTCGAACTACCTTCATGAAAATCAGTTACAGTGCCCAAGCCTTGAGCTGAAGGCCTAGGTAAAGAGTCAACGGTGGCATCCACTAATTCTTCAATCTCACCTTCTAGTTCATCAGATAGCTTTAGTCCATCACTACCAAAAAACTTAATTCCGTTGTCTTGGACCGGATTATGTGAAGCCGAAATTTGTACACCAGCATCAGCTCCTTGAGCTCTAACCAAATAGGACAACCCAGGTGTGGTAATTACTCCTACTTCTAAAACCTCAATCCCAACGGACAACAGCCCCGAGATCAAGGCATATTCTAGCATTTCACCAGACACCCGAGTATCTCTTGAAACCAAAACCTTGGCTTGCTGATCTTGCTTATTTTTAGTTAAAACATAGCCGCCATCACGACCTAATTTAAACGCCATCTCTGGTGATAAATCTCGATTAGCAACTCCACGCACACCATCAGTGCCAAAATATTTCAACATTAAAAACAACCTTTCCTTAAGTAAAATTTATTTAGCATTATTAGAATTCATCGATTCTTTAACTTTAATTTGAACGCTAATTTGATTAGGTTCAGCTTTAACCACACCATCAGGCAATGGTAATTTAACCTCTTTAGTAGTTGTAGACTGAACATCCTTTAAATCAATCGGCACTTTTAACCGTTTAACTTTTTTCAACGCCTCTTGGCTGCCATATACAGTAACATAATCATTTTTAGCAGTTAATGAATAAACTTTATCCACTTTTTCATGTTGCGGTCGTAAATCTACCTTAACTGCCTTTTTGGCTACTGAAATCGGAATAGTTACCTTAACGGTTGCCGGATCGATGATTACATTAAGCTGACGACCCTGCCTATCTTCAGCAATTAGACTCACCTGCCGCTCATAAGTATGATTAATTTCATTAGGTAAAGTAACCTTAGCTACTACCTGATCAATTTGATCAACTTCACTCCGCGCACCAGTTATCTCAACTTGTTGCGGATAAACGCTCGTTTTGCCTAGCTTATAACCATGGGCCACAGCATCCTTATTATACTCTATTTGTACAGGCTCTGTGACTGATTTTCGTCTTTGAATATTTACATGAACAGATTTAGGATTAATTTTATAGGAAACCTGATTGCTCAGCCCACTAACCCGAACCTTTACTGTATGATCGCCAACACTCTTATGAGTCAAATCAATATATACCCGAAAATTTTGTGTATTAACAGCAGAAGTAACTAATGCGCTAGAGCCCTCAAGCGTAATACTGACCTTAGCAGGATAGCCAACAACATAATAATTATCAGTATTAACAGACACTTGCAGCGGCACCTTAACAGTTTGCTTCTCACTAGCCGTTTGCTTAGTACGTTCTGGCTGTCCCTGGGTCATAAAACCTTCTTGGGTATAATTTGTATAAATTACTAATAAAACTGCAATTAGCAATGACAATAAACTAATAAACCAAGACTTTTTCCAAAAAGCTTTCATCGATCAGCACCCCATTTCCAAACTTTATTGAATAATTTTTGGTACCATTTGGGTGTTGACTTTTCTTCTGGAACTAACTCCGCTTTTAAGTATTTTAAGTAATCCTCTCGACTCATATCTAAATAAAACCGACCGTTACGGGTAATCGTTACTCCACCAGTTTCTTCCGAAACAACAATCGTAATTGCATCAGTAACTTCCGAAATACCAACTGCTGCACGGTGTCTAGTCCCTAGCCGCTTAGGAATCATCGTACTATCAGATAAGGGTAAGTACGCGGCAGCTACAGCTATTTCATGATCTTTGCCAATAATTACAGCACCATCATGCAGCGGTGTATTAGGAATAAAGATATTAATTAATAATTCACCAGTTACCTTAGCGTCAAGCTTGATACCCGTTTCTATATAATCTTCTAAGCCGGTCTCTTGTTGAATAGTAATCAAGGCACCAATCCGCCTTTTAGACATATATTGAATTGACTTGTCAAGCTCATCAATAAAGCGTAATGACTCATCGCGCTCACTGGCCTCATGCCCACCAAAAATCGGTAATCGTCCTAAGTGTTCTAGACCTCGCCGAATTTCTGGCTGAAAAATGATAATAATTCCTAGTACCGACCAAGAAACTACCTGATCAAGTAGCCAAGTAGTCGTATGCAGCTGCAAAACCCCTGCAATTAATCGCACAATAAAAATCAATACGATTCCTTTGGCTAATTGAACTGCCTTCGTCCCTCTAATCAAGACAATTAGGTGATAAACTACAAACCAGATAATTAAAATATCAAGTACAATTGACAAGTTATTCCAAGTTAAAAGATTCGCCACGTTAAAATGCATAAGTTCTCCTCCTTTGCTAGTTTGCAATTTTAATTGCTGGGTTTACCGATGACTCTGACTTCAGTTTGTAAATCTATCCCAAATTTTTGTTTAATCGTCTGTTTAATTAGTTCAATTAACTTAAGATAATCAGTAGCAGTGGCATTACCCTTATTAACAATAAACCCGGCATGTTTTTGCGAAACTTGCGCTCCGCCAATTTGCTTTCCTTGTAATCCGGCCTGAATAATCATCGGACCAACAAAATGACCCACTGGCCGTTTAAAGACACTGCCACAAGACGGATATTCTAATGGCTGCTTATAACGGCGTAATGCGTTAAGATAATTCATTTGAGCTAGGATAGCCGACTTTTTGCCAGGATGCAATTTAAAAGTTGCCGCAATTACGACATCCCCAGTGGTTTGCATAAGTGAATGACGATAGGTAAAGTGAATTTCTTCATTAGAATATTCTTTGATCTCACCAGTTAAAGTTAGCACTTTAGCACTTAATAGTGCCTGGCTAGTTTCGCCGCCATATGCTCCAGCATTCATATAGACCGCACCACCAACACTGCCCGGGATCCCAGCAGCAAATTCTAAGCCGCTAAGACCATGATTAGCAGCCGCAAAAGCCGTATCAATTATTCTCCCGCCAGCTTCAGCAGTGACTGATTGCTTGCTGATCGTTATTTGGTTCATTTTAGTCAAAATCAGCACTAGACCGTCAATTCCGCCATCCCGAATGATTAAATTAGAGGCATTACCTATAACCGTTACGGGAAGCTCATCAAGTTTAGCAGCCTGCAGTAGCTGCTCTAGTTCAGACTGATTTCGTGGAAAAGCTAAATATTCTGCTGGTCCTCCTGTCTTAGTAAACGTATATTTACTAAGTGGAACTTGCTGGTTAATTTCAAGCCCATTCCTTTTTAAGTTAAGTAATTCCAAAGCTAAAACCTCTTTATCTATTCTTT
This DNA window, taken from Lactobacillus sp. ESL0684, encodes the following:
- a CDS encoding SLAP domain-containing protein, whose protein sequence is MSFNKQRKLQKKFRKNSKLGRKLMIGAVAGISAFAGVIETTGAVSASTIVKGAGQDAHNASQASQAHKAKKEAVRYDGQAKVTYSIATKTATIENTKSSKSGGNALGSGKLNVVLGADDKHADVSQEVEHIVVKNDVVLPADSVQKFADLPNLKSIDGLGNVDFSQVRNADYMFANDVSLATLPLNEVQLSSGTSQIASAKDMLMNTKLASVGAVQSVVKGQLPTADQAAKAVNVSVAENDFTGLHITYTWENAETNKALIATDLKEGDNKVVVKVSYSLVDNSGSVIRDDSTTNVVSATTSENAPVYPQDLGYQRVPVTLKVTKAQTTKPGTAAAPGATIIEPGTTPTSDKPTTDENTAAESEKPETTTPAKSKKKAKKRTLKHNAYVYNKKGKRANKKVLKKNKKVKTYGTKKINGKKYYSIGHGHYVKVANFKK
- the glmM gene encoding phosphoglucosamine mutase is translated as MLKYFGTDGVRGVANRDLSPEMAFKLGRDGGYVLTKNKQDQQAKVLVSRDTRVSGEMLEYALISGLLSVGIEVLEVGVITTPGLSYLVRAQGADAGVQISASHNPVQDNGIKFFGSDGLKLSDELEGEIEELVDATVDSLPRPSAQGLGTVTDFHEGSSKYLQFIENTIPEDLDGIKVVIDGANGAASNLISRLFADCGVDFTTIATHPDGFNINDQVGATHTEKLQAEVVKQGAQLGLAFDGDADRCIAVDENGHEVDGDHIMYVIGTYLKDCGRLKNDTIVTTVMSNLGFTKALERQGIKNVRTQVGDRYVSEEMRAHGYNLGGEQSGHVIMTDYHNTGDGMLTGLHLMLVMKKTGKSLSELLADFKEYPQCLVNVPVDDKTAWRKHQPILDVIAEVEQEMGGEGRVLVRPSGTQSLLRVMAEGPTQEQTAAYVKRITDVVEAEMGE
- a CDS encoding CdaR family protein, producing the protein MKAFWKKSWFISLLSLLIAVLLVIYTNYTQEGFMTQGQPERTKQTASEKQTVKVPLQVSVNTDNYYVVGYPAKVSITLEGSSALVTSAVNTQNFRVYIDLTHKSVGDHTVKVRVSGLSNQVSYKINPKSVHVNIQRRKSVTEPVQIEYNKDAVAHGYKLGKTSVYPQQVEITGARSEVDQIDQVVAKVTLPNEINHTYERQVSLIAEDRQGRQLNVIIDPATVKVTIPISVAKKAVKVDLRPQHEKVDKVYSLTAKNDYVTVYGSQEALKKVKRLKVPIDLKDVQSTTTKEVKLPLPDGVVKAEPNQISVQIKVKESMNSNNAK
- the cdaA gene encoding diadenylate cyclase CdaA, yielding MHFNVANLLTWNNLSIVLDILIIWFVVYHLIVLIRGTKAVQLAKGIVLIFIVRLIAGVLQLHTTTWLLDQVVSWSVLGIIIIFQPEIRRGLEHLGRLPIFGGHEASERDESLRFIDELDKSIQYMSKRRIGALITIQQETGLEDYIETGIKLDAKVTGELLINIFIPNTPLHDGAVIIGKDHEIAVAAAYLPLSDSTMIPKRLGTRHRAAVGISEVTDAITIVVSEETGGVTITRNGRFYLDMSREDYLKYLKAELVPEEKSTPKWYQKLFNKVWKWGADR
- the murB gene encoding UDP-N-acetylmuramate dehydrogenase, whose protein sequence is MELLNLKRNGLEINQQVPLSKYTFTKTGGPAEYLAFPRNQSELEQLLQAAKLDELPVTVIGNASNLIIRDGGIDGLVLILTKMNQITISKQSVTAEAGGRIIDTAFAAANHGLSGLEFAAGIPGSVGGAVYMNAGAYGGETSQALLSAKVLTLTGEIKEYSNEEIHFTYRHSLMQTTGDVVIAATFKLHPGKKSAILAQMNYLNALRRYKQPLEYPSCGSVFKRPVGHFVGPMIIQAGLQGKQIGGAQVSQKHAGFIVNKGNATATDYLKLIELIKQTIKQKFGIDLQTEVRVIGKPSN